In Magnolia sinica isolate HGM2019 chromosome 12, MsV1, whole genome shotgun sequence, a single genomic region encodes these proteins:
- the LOC131221574 gene encoding cysteine-rich receptor-like protein kinase 10 has protein sequence MIDLATIQSATNDFAEGNKLGQGGFGPVYKGLLPDGKEIAVKRLSRCSGQGLEELKNEVTLIARLQHRNLVRLLYCCMERGEKLLVYEYMPNTSLDVFLFDPIKKVELDWERRHTIVGGIARGLLYLHEDSRLRIIHRDMKASNVLLDNDMNPKISDFGMARIFGGNQSEVNTNRVVGTYGYMAPEYAMGGLFSVKSDVYSFGVLLLEIVSGKRNTSLNLPEHAQSLLTYTWRLWCDGRAMEMVDPFLVEKCPKNEVFRWIHIGLLCVQEDAADRPTMSTVVVMLGSENVNLPQPTQPGFFVARAVVGLDKASAGAITSSTNEITISSTEAR, from the exons ATGATTGACTTAGCCACAATACAATCAGCTACAAATGATTTCGCAGAAGGAAATAAgcttggacaaggtggatttggccCTGTCTACAAG GGCTTGCTCCCTGATGGGAAGGAAATAGCAGTTAAGAGGCTTTCAAGGTGTTCAGGGCAAGGGTTAGAGGAGTTAAAGAATGAAGTTACCTTGATTGCCAGACTACAGCACAGGAATCTAGTGAGGCTCTTATATTGTTGTATGGAGAGAGGAGAAAAGCTGCTTGTCTATGAATACATGCCCAACACCAGCCTTGACGTCTTTCTCTTCG ATCCAATCAAGAAGGTAGAATTAGACTGGGAAAGACGCCATACTATCGTAGGTGGAATTGCACGGGGCCTTCTCTATCTCCATGAGGACTCGAGGCTCAGAATCATTCACAGGGATATGAAAGCTAGCAACGTTCTTCTGGACAATGACATGAACCCAAAGATATCTGACTTTGGAATGGCCAGGATTTTCGGAGGAAATCAAAGTGAGGTCAATACCAATAGAGTGGTTGGAACATA TGGATACATGGCACCAGAGTATGCAATGGGAGGGTTATTTTCTGTTAAGTCTGATGTGTATAGCTTTGGAGTTCTACTGCTAGAGATTGTAAGCGGAAAAAGAAACACCAGTCTCAATCTCCCTGAACATGCTCAGAGTCTCCTCACTtat ACATGGAGATTATGGTGTGATGGAAGAGCTATGGAGATGGTTGATCCTTTTTTAGTGGAGAAATGTCCGAAAAATGAAGTGTTCAGATGGATCCACATCGGACTATTATGTGTTCAAGAAGATGCAGCAGATAGGCCCACCATGTCGACGGTTGTTGTCATGCTGGGAAGTGAAAATGTGAATCTTCCACAGCCTACACAACCAGGATTTTTCGTGGCAAGGGCTGTGGTTGGATTAGATAAAGCTTCAGCCGGTGCTATAACCAGCTCTACCAATGAGATTACCATCTCTAGTACTGAAGCTAGGTGA